The following coding sequences are from one Candidatus Nitrohelix vancouverensis window:
- a CDS encoding cyclic nucleotide-binding domain-containing protein, with protein sequence MTNYNFLKILKKIPFLNVLGDVELERLLLDCRTVTIAPEQVFFEEGETGDCMFVILSGQLEIYKENKKIADRGPGEFFGEMALVDSEPRSASVRAITDSELLEINKNEFGWIFNSHPQVALEILKTTLFRHRNDLTTIDWSFKELKTTEQLYRGIVETVSDIILQVSPDHKIVFANSAVRQLNYEPEELLGRPLKDIINEEDHGTVIPKLTTKRSGERTTANLEITVTSNRASNKPPQDLTLLLNAFGLWDIPDEKLKRSKSEKKFIGTLITGRDITERKRAEIKLKEAHDALEQRVLERTAQLAESNQSLKDEIRKHLRTLDDLNKAKIEAETANRAKTDFLSRMSHELRTPMNSVIGYSQLLMDSEGEWTSDQHSEVQRIYDSGNHLMLLINDILDLTHIEAGRLELALEDVQINGSLEEAISVIMPLASNKQIKITSNLKDRDPILVQCDPTRIMQVWLNLLSNAVKYNYPKGNIEIQVDVVNAKTAAIHIKDTGPGISQEEKNKIFEPFNRLHTPGLQEEGTGIGLTITKNLIELMNGSISVESKMNVGSCFTVTLQLADKTASAVATDSPPPQKADVHRDSEKPEHVKKILCIEDNLAHLQLIKRIITTHTHYEIISASIAKLGIELAQAHQPDLILMDMQLPDIDGIAAFLELQKLEETASIPVIAISANALKTAETEAMDIGFKEYIVKPYQIRHLIETIDNYLAMKTPK encoded by the coding sequence TTGTCGAACCGTAACCATCGCGCCGGAACAAGTCTTTTTTGAAGAAGGCGAGACCGGCGATTGTATGTTCGTTATCCTTTCTGGCCAGTTGGAAATTTACAAAGAGAATAAAAAAATAGCAGACAGAGGCCCCGGCGAATTTTTTGGCGAAATGGCCCTGGTCGATTCCGAGCCACGCTCTGCGAGCGTGCGCGCGATAACCGATTCCGAACTGCTTGAGATCAATAAAAATGAATTCGGCTGGATTTTCAACTCCCACCCGCAGGTCGCTCTCGAAATATTAAAAACCACCCTGTTTCGACATCGCAATGACCTGACCACCATTGACTGGAGCTTCAAGGAATTAAAAACAACGGAACAGCTCTACAGAGGAATCGTCGAAACCGTATCCGACATCATCCTTCAGGTCAGCCCCGATCATAAAATCGTTTTTGCAAACTCGGCGGTCCGACAATTGAATTACGAGCCGGAAGAATTGCTGGGCCGACCTTTAAAAGACATTATCAACGAGGAAGACCATGGAACCGTCATTCCCAAGTTGACCACAAAACGCAGTGGGGAAAGAACCACAGCCAATCTGGAGATCACCGTAACCTCCAACCGCGCTTCAAACAAACCACCGCAGGATCTGACGCTACTGTTGAACGCTTTTGGTCTCTGGGATATCCCCGATGAAAAATTAAAGCGTTCCAAGTCCGAAAAAAAATTCATTGGGACGCTCATCACCGGACGCGACATCACAGAAAGAAAAAGGGCGGAGATCAAGCTGAAAGAAGCCCACGACGCCCTCGAACAACGGGTGCTGGAACGCACGGCACAACTGGCGGAAAGCAATCAAAGCCTGAAGGATGAAATTCGAAAACATTTGAGAACGCTTGATGATCTCAACAAGGCCAAAATTGAAGCGGAGACCGCCAACCGCGCCAAAACTGATTTCCTCTCGCGCATGAGTCACGAATTGCGCACTCCGATGAATTCTGTCATTGGATATTCCCAGTTGCTCATGGACTCCGAAGGCGAATGGACCTCCGACCAACATAGCGAAGTGCAACGCATTTACGATTCCGGCAATCACTTGATGTTACTCATCAATGATATACTTGATTTGACCCACATTGAGGCCGGGAGATTGGAACTCGCCCTCGAAGACGTCCAGATCAACGGTTCGCTAGAAGAAGCGATTTCCGTCATCATGCCATTGGCAAGCAACAAGCAGATCAAAATCACGAGCAACCTTAAAGACCGCGACCCGATCCTTGTTCAATGCGACCCGACTCGCATCATGCAAGTCTGGCTCAACCTGCTATCCAACGCGGTAAAGTACAACTACCCCAAAGGAAACATCGAAATCCAGGTCGATGTGGTAAACGCAAAAACCGCTGCCATACATATCAAAGATACCGGCCCAGGAATTTCTCAGGAAGAGAAGAATAAAATATTTGAGCCATTCAATCGCCTGCACACGCCCGGCCTGCAAGAAGAAGGCACCGGAATCGGACTGACCATCACAAAAAACCTGATCGAACTGATGAACGGTTCCATTTCCGTAGAGAGCAAAATGAATGTCGGCAGTTGCTTTACCGTCACCCTTCAGCTTGCAGATAAAACCGCGTCTGCCGTAGCGACCGACTCCCCGCCTCCTCAAAAAGCCGATGTGCATCGCGATTCTGAAAAACCGGAACACGTCAAAAAAATTCTCTGTATCGAGGACAACCTGGCTCATTTGCAACTGATCAAGCGAATCATCACAACGCACACTCATTACGAAATTATTTCCGCATCCATCGCCAAGCTCGGGATAGAACTCGCTCAGGCTCATCAACCCGACCTGATTTTGATGGACATGCAATTACCCGACATAGACGGTATTGCCGCGTTTCTTGAATTGCAGAAATTAGAGGAAACGGCAAGCATCCCCGTCATTGCAATCAGCGCCAACGCCCTCAAGACCGCTGAAACCGAAGCGATGGACATCGGCTTCAAGGAGTATATTGTCAAGCCTTACCAGATCCGTCATCTCATCGAAACGATAGACAACTATTTGGCGATGAAGACTCCAAAATAA
- a CDS encoding PAS domain S-box protein, producing the protein MTDPLYDDENNTYRLLFHALDEPILILNCEASRFVDANPAATRLYGYSQDEFLKLNVSAIAEALTTSLNATPDAPTTRPNEITQQTHRKKDGSQFPCEVKTGSLSVNKSKPVFAIIRDLTSHPQTDIVRLNESQIHLQSIINNSGSTIYLKDIQGRYILVSKLTEYYVQKTNEELRGKTDYEVFPKHVADAFTKHDREVLESQTVMEFEEVAPHPDGLFTFLSIKFPLWDPEGNIYGVGGISINISDRKKAQQELENYRSQLEELVQQRSQELQNTHRQLLHSEKLAALGKLSGTIAHELNNPIYGIRNIFEAMGEDELGPRYEHYARLGVGECDRISNLVQRLQDFYQPTSQIKKSLDLHAILQDMSFLLDKELRQSNIQIIERFANDLPNIIGVEDQLKQVVLNLIQNAKEAIGPDGGAITLSTRHDKDTVALTIQDSGAGIHPDHIDKIFDPFFTTKNAIKGTGLGLSVSYGIIKNHGAEITVQSDPENGTTFTVLFKSLETT; encoded by the coding sequence ATGACGGACCCACTCTATGATGATGAAAATAACACTTACCGTCTCCTGTTCCACGCCCTTGACGAGCCGATTCTAATCCTGAATTGCGAAGCCAGTCGTTTTGTCGACGCCAATCCTGCCGCGACTCGGCTTTATGGATATTCTCAAGATGAATTCCTGAAACTCAATGTAAGCGCTATAGCAGAGGCTCTCACAACGTCACTAAACGCGACGCCCGACGCACCAACAACACGGCCCAATGAAATCACACAGCAAACCCATCGCAAGAAAGATGGATCTCAATTTCCCTGTGAAGTGAAGACAGGTTCACTCAGCGTCAACAAAAGCAAGCCTGTCTTTGCCATTATTAGAGACTTAACGAGTCACCCTCAAACAGACATCGTCCGATTGAACGAGAGTCAAATCCATTTACAGAGCATCATCAACAATTCCGGCTCTACCATTTACCTGAAAGACATCCAAGGTCGGTACATTCTTGTCAGCAAACTCACCGAATACTATGTACAAAAGACAAATGAAGAATTACGCGGCAAAACCGATTACGAAGTTTTCCCAAAACACGTTGCCGACGCCTTCACCAAACACGACAGAGAAGTCCTGGAATCACAAACCGTCATGGAATTTGAAGAGGTGGCGCCGCACCCGGATGGGTTATTCACCTTTCTGTCCATCAAGTTCCCACTCTGGGATCCCGAGGGGAATATCTACGGCGTCGGCGGAATTTCCATCAACATCAGCGATCGAAAGAAAGCCCAGCAGGAACTGGAAAATTACCGCAGTCAACTAGAAGAACTCGTACAACAACGCAGTCAGGAATTACAGAACACCCACCGACAACTCCTTCACTCTGAAAAACTCGCCGCCCTTGGCAAGCTGAGCGGAACCATCGCGCACGAACTGAATAATCCCATCTACGGAATCCGTAATATTTTTGAGGCGATGGGAGAGGATGAACTCGGCCCGCGCTATGAACACTACGCGCGCCTCGGCGTCGGCGAGTGCGACCGCATTTCCAATCTGGTGCAACGACTCCAGGATTTTTACCAACCCACCAGCCAGATAAAAAAATCACTGGACCTTCACGCAATTCTCCAGGACATGAGCTTTCTTCTTGATAAAGAGCTTCGGCAAAGCAACATTCAAATCATTGAGCGTTTTGCAAACGACCTCCCCAATATTATCGGCGTCGAGGATCAATTGAAACAAGTCGTTTTGAATTTAATTCAAAATGCGAAAGAAGCCATCGGCCCGGATGGAGGAGCGATAACTTTATCGACGCGACACGATAAGGATACCGTTGCACTGACGATCCAGGATTCCGGCGCAGGCATTCATCCGGATCATATCGACAAGATTTTTGACCCCTTTTTCACAACCAAAAATGCGATCAAAGGAACCGGGCTGGGGTTGTCCGTCAGTTACGGAATCATCAAAAATCACGGCGCAGAAATCACGGTACAGAGCGATCCTGAAAACGGGACAACGTTCACCGTGCTTTTTAAATCCCTCGAAACCACATAA